The window CCTAGTATTAAATTAGATAATATAAATCCTGAGACTAATATTGAAGCTATTTTAGATTATGTTTTAGTTGAATATTCAGAAATTGCTGAAAGTGTTAAAGCAATTAAGTCTGAGGATGGATTTATAGTTGAAGTTAATAAAGTTAGAGTTGATATTAATTATCCAAGATTTAAAATTGTTATGGGTTCACTTCCATCTTGTTTAATAGCTCAAATTATTGCATTAATATTCTCTAAACCTGTACAAATAATTGATGAAAAATATTTTAAAGATAAAATAATTATTCAATTAAGGGTTCTTGATTGGATAGAAAAAGCCTCTACTTAATTAGTTTAATTCTTTTTATAACAATTGCAACTTCATCATTAGCAGCTTTAGGAGAAAATAGAATAGATGTTTATCTAAGCATTTTCATAATAATATATTTTACTTTAACAAGTATATTTAGACCAAGAAAAAGAACATTTGATTTTTTAGCCATGGCTCTTTTAGCAATTTTCTTTTACATAGTTGCAATAAAGATAATGGAGATTTTAATTAAGCCTTGAATTTAAAACTTATTGCAATTTTATTAATAATGCTATTGACTATAACCTCAATCTTTTATTTTATGAAAATAATGCCTCCAATTATTGAGAGACATGTTAATCCAAATACTGAATCTTCACACTTACCATTTCCAATCTTTTTTGCTAATTTTATTTTCAATACTTTTACTAATATGCTTAAAAGTAATTTTTCAATTGTTTCAAAAAATCTTCAAATTTTAGAATTGGCTTATATTCCAAGTAATTTAAGATTTATTTTTGATAGATTTATTTATCTTATGAATAATATTACTAATAGTCTTGATAAAATAGAGAAACTTATAGATGAAGCTGAAGCTCTAATTAATATTGGAAAAAGTTTAGAAGCTAAATCAATTCTTATTCAAGCATCTAAGGAGATAAATATTATTAATATAACTTATAAAGAATTGAGATTAGCTTCAGAAGAATTTGCAAAAGCATTTTATCTTCCAATAAATGAAATGCGTTTAAGACTTGATAGTTTAAGTCAATTCATTAATGAAATAAATCAAAGAATTCTTCTTCTTTTAAATAAAATTGAATATCAAATAATGCTTAATGAAACATTCTTGACAATTGATGTAAAACCAAAAACTGTTTGGATAGGTGATGTAATTACTATTGAAGGTAAGTTAACTACTCAAAATGAACCACTTTTTGGAAAAAAAGTTTCAATATTCATTAATGAATTAAAAATTAATGAAGTATTTACAAATTTGAATGGATCATTTAATATAGAAGTAAAACTTCCATATATTTATGAATCTTCAATTGATGTTCAAGCAAAATATATTCCCATTGATATGGATGCTGAAATATATAAGCCTTCAATATCAAATGTAATTAAAGTTAATTTATTATATATTGAGCCTGAAATAATTATTGAATCAGATAAAATTGCCTTACCTGGAAAAACATTTACTATTAAAGGTAAAGTACAAGCAAATAGTCCTTTACCATATTCAAATGTTAAAATTTTTTGGCTTAATAATGTTATTAATACTGAATTATTAAATGATGGGTCTTTTGAAGCTATGCTATATACACCTACAGACATATCAAGTGGTAAATATGATATTATAGTTAATACTCCAGCTTCAGGTATTTTTGCACCTACTAGTACATCTCTAAGTATATTAATTGAAAGAATGCCTATTAATATTACAATTAATGCTCCAAGATTTGCATTAACTGGACTTAATACTTTTATAGAAGGTAGTGCAAAATCTAAAGATGAGTATTTAAATGTAAGTATAAAAGTATATTTCATTGGTCAAGAATATTCATTTACTTCATATGGTAATTTTACATTTTGGTTAAATATTCCAATAATGCTTTTATCTAGTTTTCAAACATTTAAAATACGCATTACACCTATTGATCCATGGTATAATGAAGCTATTTGGGAAGGAAATATTTTAATAATTAATCCAATAGCTATATTAGCATTAATAGGATTTTCATATTTTTTTACAATAAAAGCTTTTGGTAATAAAAGCAATACTTCTATTGAAGAAATTTTTGAAGAAGTAACTTCAAACTTCAATAAAAATGAAATATACTTTACTAATAAAGAATTAAAATGGCTTATAGATGGTTATTGGGAAGCTGTTGAAATTATTAGTAATAAAACTGGTGTTAAAATGGAATCTCATATGACAATGAGAGAATTTCTTAAAGCTACAGCATCTAAGCTTAGTGAATTATATGAATGCTTTGAAGCATTAACTTCAGCTACTGAAAGAGCTCTATATTCTCCTAATGTTCCAACATGGATGATTTCAATTGCTAAAAAAGCTTTAGAAAGTATTAAAAATGCTCAAATCAAATCTTAAACTCATTATTTATGCTATTATAGCTGCTTTAATAGTATTGGCTTTGATTACTGTTATACTTCCAACAAAAGATGACTTTGATTTAGCAAATCCATATTGGAATGGACTTAGTGAATTTTATAGATTAACTAATGCATTTAATATTGATATTATGATTCATAATGTTGATCCAGAATCGAGTATTTTATTTATTATTGGACCATCATTTAATATTACTAAAGAGCGTATAGATTTATGGAAAAAATATGTTGAGAATGGTGGAATATTAGTAATTATGGATGAAACTGGTTTTGTAAATTATGCACTTGAACCATTTAAAATTAAAATTGATGGTCATAAAATGTTTGATACAGTATTTTATTATAATAGTTGGAGAATGCCAAAGATAATAGATATTAGGGATAGTAGATTTAATGCAAGTGTAATTATAATGAATATGCCTTCAATATTGAATATTACTGATTATAATCCTAATTTAAAAATTTTAGCTTATTCATCAAGTTTTAGTTTTCTTGATTTAGATGAAGATGGTATGCCATCAAGTAATGAACCAACTGGTCCATTTCCTATAGCTGTTGAATTAATTTATGGTAAAGGACGTATAATAATATTTTCAGATTCAAGTTTATTCATTAATAGTATTTTAAATTTAGGTGATAATCTCAATCTTTTAAAGAATATTATTGGTAATAGATTAGTAATTGTAGATTCTGGAATTTGGCAGAAAACGCCTCATTCAGAATTTAGAAGTTTTATTCTTTTATTATATAATTTTATATCAATGCCTGAGATTAAATATTTCTTAATAATTACAATTCTATTTGCTATATATACATTAATTAATAAAAGTAAAATTAAAGAGTATGATGAGATTAATTATTTACTTATTAAACATCCTGATTGGGATAAAAATTTACTTAAAATTTTAAAAGAGGAGAGAAATAGAGTTGAATAATGAAATATTGAGAAAAATTATTTCAGAAGTAAGTCGTTTTATAGTAGGTAAGAAAGATGTAATAGAAATGATGTTAGTAGCATTATTATCTGAAGGACATATTTTACTTGAAGGTCCTCCTGGAACAGCTAAAACTTTAATTGCTAAAGTTTTTGCTCAAACCATTGGAGTAAAGTTCTCTAGAATTCAAATGACACCAGATACTTTACCAGCAGATATTCTTGGAACTATGGTTTATAATATTAAAGATGCAACATTTTATTTAAAAAAAGGTCCTATATTTGCTAATTTAATATTAGTTGATGAACTTAATAGAGCTCCACCTAAAACTCAAGCAGCTTTTTTAGAAGTTATGCAAGAAAAACAAGTTACAATTGAAGGAATATCATATTCAATTGAAAATCCATTTTTAGTATTAGCAACTCAAATGCCTTATGGAGCAGTTGGAACATATCCACTCACTGATGTTCAAAGAGATAGATTTGCTTATAATGTTAAAGTAACTTATGCTTCTTTAGATGAAGAAATAGAAATTCTCAAT is drawn from Candidatus Methanomethylicota archaeon and contains these coding sequences:
- a CDS encoding DUF4350 domain-containing protein, producing MLKSNLKLIIYAIIAALIVLALITVILPTKDDFDLANPYWNGLSEFYRLTNAFNIDIMIHNVDPESSILFIIGPSFNITKERIDLWKKYVENGGILVIMDETGFVNYALEPFKIKIDGHKMFDTVFYYNSWRMPKIIDIRDSRFNASVIIMNMPSILNITDYNPNLKILAYSSSFSFLDLDEDGMPSSNEPTGPFPIAVELIYGKGRIIIFSDSSLFINSILNLGDNLNLLKNIIGNRLVIVDSGIWQKTPHSEFRSFILLLYNFISMPEIKYFLIITILFAIYTLINKSKIKEYDEINYLLIKHPDWDKNLLKILKEERNRVE
- a CDS encoding MoxR family ATPase; protein product: MNNEILRKIISEVSRFIVGKKDVIEMMLVALLSEGHILLEGPPGTAKTLIAKVFAQTIGVKFSRIQMTPDTLPADILGTMVYNIKDATFYLKKGPIFANLILVDELNRAPPKTQAAFLEVMQEKQVTIEGISYSIENPFLVLATQMPYGAVGTYPLTDVQRDRFAYNVKVTYASLDEEIEILNRIYEIEHGMVKQVVNKNEILNLIEEVKNVYVSDAIKHYIVDLIMNLRNNNSLIIGPSTRASIWLLKASKAYAFINGRNYVIPDDVKAIAPNVLRHRIILKPGVLEEINEDDIIKEALTTVSVPKK